A genomic segment from Paenibacillus sp. FSL K6-1096 encodes:
- a CDS encoding S1 domain-containing RNA-binding protein: MAIEVGTKLEGKVTGITHFGAFVDLSGGVTGLVHISEIADNYVKDVNDHLKIADVVTVKVINVDKDGKIGLSIKQAVDKPASEVRPPRAPRPERPSGGDRFGGGGSGGGGGGFNRERGGRPFKPAAGKPSFEDKMSRFLKDSEERMSSIKKNTEGKRGGRGAKRV; this comes from the coding sequence ATGGCAATTGAAGTGGGCACCAAGTTAGAGGGCAAGGTGACAGGCATCACGCATTTCGGAGCATTTGTGGATCTGTCAGGAGGTGTCACAGGTCTCGTTCACATCTCGGAGATCGCCGATAATTACGTCAAGGATGTTAACGATCATTTGAAGATTGCGGATGTCGTAACCGTCAAGGTGATCAATGTTGACAAAGACGGCAAAATCGGACTTTCCATCAAGCAAGCCGTTGATAAGCCGGCATCGGAAGTACGTCCCCCCAGAGCTCCAAGACCTGAACGTCCAAGCGGTGGAGACCGTTTCGGCGGTGGTGGCAGCGGCGGAGGCGGCGGTGGATTCAATCGTGAACGGGGTGGGCGTCCATTCAAGCCTGCTGCCGGTAAGCCTTCATTCGAGGATAAAATGTCACGCTTCCTGAAAGACAGCGAAGAACGGATGTCTTCGATCAAGAAGAACACAGAAGGAAAGCGCGGCGGCCGTGGAGCCAAGCGCGTATAA
- the spoIIE gene encoding stage II sporulation protein E yields MSKSNVVNLPEWTRAAGSKDKSQKEALGARLKAWGTKLPAVQFITVKKWTLLLSLMGFLLGRAMILDELTPFAAAYFAVIVFMRRDSMLPVGAAILLGSLFTPFPGAAVIAAELVIFYLIYKGLESFQRVELSYAPIMVFVASFMVGLFQVVIGPSLSWYPLMMATIDAVLGFVLTLVFLQALPLFTYKQKSRALRNEEVLCLIILLASVMTGLVGWSINGLSLEHVLSRFLILLFALAGGAPLGAAVGVVTGLILSLADIGAIYQMSLLAFSGMLAGMMQSGRKGAVSIGMLLGSTILSVYFMGPGDVMSSTWETCAAVVLFLLTPKSMISAIAKYVPGTADHSRSQHEYARRVRDITADRVTQFSQVFQQLSSSFGQIPRAGEAGKSDKEMEDFMNTVTEGACASCIRRSHCWDTRFYQTYRYMTDMMTTVEECPDITAAQLPPEWSRICGRTGEVLDVMKGQYELYQHDMRWKRQIYDSRQFVAEQLSGVSQVMEDLAREIKREGQAMYRQESQIREALEQLGLSIHSIEILSLDPGRVEIEVVHAYTRGFDECRKMIAPLLSDILEENIAVVSETAVHPREGLSMVTFGSAKAYEISTGVAGAAKGGDVLSGDSFSTVELGNGTFAVSISDGMGNGERARMESSAALSMLEKLLQSGMDEKLAVKSVNSILLLRSPDEFYATVDMALIDQYSAQTIFMKIASAPSFIRRGSEVIPVTASNLPIGIIKDIEVDLVTMQLRPGDILIMMTDGIYDAPGYAVNKEIWMKRLIQELEGDDPQDIADSLLEKVIRYQGNEIHDDMTIVVSRVDHYHPEWSSLHMPGVGRMERPRTVS; encoded by the coding sequence ATGAGTAAAAGCAATGTGGTGAATTTGCCGGAATGGACAAGAGCTGCAGGTAGCAAAGACAAGAGTCAGAAAGAAGCCTTGGGTGCACGTCTGAAGGCGTGGGGCACGAAGCTGCCGGCTGTCCAGTTCATCACGGTCAAGAAGTGGACGCTGCTGCTGAGCCTGATGGGGTTCCTGCTGGGCCGGGCCATGATATTGGACGAGCTGACACCGTTTGCTGCTGCTTATTTCGCCGTCATTGTATTTATGCGCCGGGACTCCATGCTGCCGGTAGGTGCAGCTATTCTGCTCGGAAGTCTGTTCACCCCGTTTCCCGGGGCGGCTGTTATTGCTGCGGAGCTGGTCATTTTCTATCTGATCTACAAGGGGCTGGAGAGCTTCCAGCGGGTGGAGCTGTCTTATGCGCCTATTATGGTATTCGTGGCATCCTTTATGGTGGGACTGTTCCAGGTAGTCATCGGGCCTTCCCTCAGCTGGTATCCGCTAATGATGGCGACGATTGATGCCGTGCTCGGGTTCGTGCTGACCCTTGTATTTTTGCAGGCGCTTCCTTTATTCACCTATAAGCAGAAAAGCAGGGCGCTCCGCAATGAGGAGGTCCTCTGCCTGATTATTCTTCTGGCCTCGGTCATGACCGGTCTTGTCGGCTGGTCCATTAACGGGCTGTCCCTGGAGCATGTCTTGTCCCGGTTCCTTATATTGCTGTTTGCTCTGGCCGGTGGAGCGCCGCTTGGGGCGGCTGTCGGTGTGGTAACCGGGCTGATTCTCAGTCTTGCCGATATCGGGGCCATCTACCAGATGAGCCTGCTGGCGTTCTCCGGTATGCTGGCAGGCATGATGCAATCCGGACGCAAAGGAGCCGTCTCCATCGGTATGCTGCTCGGCTCAACCATTCTGTCCGTCTATTTCATGGGACCGGGTGATGTGATGAGCTCAACCTGGGAGACCTGCGCGGCGGTCGTGTTATTTCTTCTGACTCCGAAGAGCATGATCAGTGCCATAGCCAAATATGTACCGGGCACCGCAGATCACAGCCGCTCCCAACATGAATATGCCCGAAGGGTAAGAGATATTACCGCAGACCGGGTCACCCAGTTCTCACAGGTGTTCCAGCAGCTCTCCAGCAGCTTCGGCCAGATCCCCCGCGCCGGGGAAGCAGGCAAAAGCGACAAGGAGATGGAGGACTTCATGAATACGGTAACCGAGGGGGCCTGCGCAAGCTGCATCCGGCGCAGCCACTGCTGGGACACCCGGTTCTATCAGACCTACCGGTATATGACCGATATGATGACAACGGTGGAGGAATGCCCGGACATTACCGCAGCGCAGCTGCCGCCGGAATGGAGCCGGATCTGTGGACGGACGGGCGAGGTGCTTGACGTGATGAAAGGCCAATATGAGCTATACCAGCATGATATGCGCTGGAAGCGGCAAATATACGACAGCCGCCAATTTGTGGCTGAGCAGCTCTCCGGCGTCTCCCAGGTGATGGAGGACCTGGCGAGGGAAATTAAGCGGGAAGGTCAGGCGATGTACCGCCAGGAGAGCCAGATCCGGGAGGCACTGGAGCAGCTGGGCTTGTCGATCCACAGCATTGAGATTCTGAGCCTCGATCCCGGACGGGTGGAGATTGAAGTGGTCCATGCCTACACCCGCGGCTTCGATGAATGCCGCAAAATGATCGCCCCGCTGCTCTCCGATATTCTGGAGGAGAATATCGCGGTGGTCAGTGAGACGGCGGTTCATCCCCGCGAGGGCTTGTCGATGGTAACCTTCGGCTCGGCCAAGGCCTATGAGATCAGTACTGGTGTGGCCGGCGCAGCCAAGGGTGGCGATGTGCTATCCGGCGACAGCTTCAGCACAGTGGAGCTGGGCAATGGCACCTTCGCCGTCTCCATCAGCGATGGCATGGGCAACGGGGAGCGGGCCCGCATGGAGAGCAGCGCGGCATTATCGATGCTGGAGAAGCTGCTGCAATCGGGGATGGATGAGAAGCTGGCGGTCAAGTCCGTCAATTCGATTCTGCTGCTGCGTTCTCCGGATGAATTCTATGCCACGGTAGATATGGCGCTGATCGACCAGTATTCCGCACAGACGATCTTCATGAAGATCGCCTCTGCGCCGAGCTTTATCCGCCGGGGCAGCGAGGTGATCCCGGTGACGGCCAGCAATCTGCCGATCGGCATCATCAAGGATATTGAGGTCGATCTGGTCACGATGCAGCTGCGCCCCGGGGATATTCTCATTATGATGACCGATGGTATTTACGATGCGCCCGGATATGCCGTTAATAAAGAGATATGGATGAAGCGCCTGATCCAGGAGCTGGAGGGCGATGACCCGCAGGATATCGCTGACAGCCTGCTGGAGAAGGTGATCCGCTATCAGGGCAATGAGATTCATGATGATATGACCATCGTGGTGAGCCGTGTCGATCACTACCACCCCGAGTGGTCCAGCCTGCATATGCCCGGCGTGGGCCGGATGGAGCGTCCGCGTACGGTTAGTTAG